GCTGAACGAGCGCGCGGCGGTGTTCGCAGACCTGCGCACGCGGGACCCGCAGTTCTACGAACTGCCGCGGATGCCGTTCCTGCCGAAGAATCCGGGCTACTGGGCGATCGTCCGGCACGCCGACATCGCGGAGATCAGCCGGACGCCCGAGGTGTTCTCCAGCGAACCGAGCGCGACCGCGCCCGGGGACATGCCGAACTGGATGAACAAGTACTTCAACTCGATGATCGACATGGACGATCCGCGGCACGCCAAGATCCGCCGGATCGTCTCCCGGGCGTTCACCCCCAAGGTCCTGGCCAAGGCCGAGGAGGACATCGCCGCGCGCGCCCGGCGGATCGTCGACGAGCTCGTCCGGACCGGGCCGTGCGACTTCGTGGAGCACGTGGCGTCGCGGCTGCCGACCGAGGTCATCTGCGACATGCTCGGCATCCCCGCCGACCAGCACCGGCGGGTCGTCCGGCTGACCAACGTCATCGTGGGCTACTCCGACCCCGAGTACGTCGGCGCCGGCCTCCGCTACGACGACGGGGAGGCGAAGCTCGGCCGCCTCGCCACCCTGCGGGTGCTCGGCACGATCGCGCGGGCGGGCTGGGAGCTGCACCGGCTCGCCGCCCGGCTGGGGCGCCGCAGGCGCCGCGAGCCCACCGGCGACCTGACCTCGCTCCTGGTCAACGCCAACGTCGACGGCGAGCGGCTGAGCCCGCGCGAGTTCGGGGCGTTCTTCCTCCTGCTGGTGGTCGCCGGCAACGAGACGACGCGGAACGCGCTCGCCCACGGCCTCAAGCTGCTCACCGACCACCCCGACCAGCGCGCGCTCCTGCTGGAGGACTTCGACGGGCGCATCGCCGGCGCGGTGGAGGAGATCGTCCGCTACTGCTCGCCGGTGATCTTCATGCGGCGCAACGTCACCCGCGACTACGAGCTGAACGGCCACCGGTTCCGCAAGGGCGACAAGGTCCACATGTTCTACGGGTCGGCGAACCGGGACGAGACCGTCTTCACCGACCCCGACGTCTTCGACATCACCCGCTCGCCGAACCCGCACTTCGGGTTCGGCGGTCCCGGGCCGCACTTCTGCCTGGGCGCGAACCTCGCCCGCAGGGAGATCACGGTGATGTTCCGCGAGCTGCTGACCCGGCTGCCCGACATCACCGCCGGCGAACCGGACCGGCTCCTCTCCGGCTTCATCAACGGCTACAAGCGCCTGCCGTGCTCCTTCACCGTCCCCGAGGACGTCCCGGCCGCCTCGTCCGCGGGGACGCCGGGCTAGGGCGGCCCCCGGCGGGGCTCACCTGCCCTTGTAGACGGCGGGCCGCTTCTCCTTGAAGGCCAGGGACCCCTCCTTGGCGTCCTCGGAGCCGATGATCGGCCAGCCGATCTCGTCGGAGATCTTGAGGGCCTCCTCCTCCGGCAGGTGCTCGGTCTCGCGGTAGGTGCGCAGGATGCCCTGGACGGCCAGCGGGGCGCACTCGGCGATCTGGTCGGCCAGCTCGCGGGCCGCCTCCAGGGCGGCGCCGTCCGGGACGACCTTGTTGATCAGCCCCATGGCGAGGGCCTCCTGCGGGGTCACCGAGCGGGCGGTGAGGAGGATGTCCATCGCGTTGGCGTAGCCGATCTGGCGGGGGAGCCGGATCGCGGAGCCGCCCATGGGGAACAGGCCGCGCTTCGCCTCGTACAGGCCGAGGGTGGCGCCCTCGGCGACGACGCGCAGGTCCGTGCCCACCAGCAGCTCGGTCCCGCCCGCGACCGCGTAGCCCTCGACGGCGCAGATGATCGGCTTGGTGGGGCGGCCCTCCCGCAGGAGGCCCTTCCAGTGGAAGTTGGGGATCTGCGCCATCCGCTCCTGGACGCGGGGGTCGGACGGCGTCTGCCCCATGGCCTTCAGGTCGGCGCCGGCGCAGAAGGTGCCCTCGGCCCCCGTGAGGATGCCGACGCGGACCTCGGGGGTCTCGGAGATGTAGGCCCAGGCGTCGGCGAGGCCCACCAGCATGGACGAGCTGAGCGCGTTGCGCGCCTCGGGCCGGTTCATCGTGACGATGACGACGTGGCCGTCGCGCTCGACGACGCAGTGCTCGGTGCTGATCGGCAGCCGTTCCGCCATGGGACCCTCCAGCTCAGATGTCAAACGAGAACAGATTCTAGTAAGACCACAGCCCTACCGGTAGGTCTTGATTAGCAAAACGAGAACGTGATCTACTTTGGGCGCCGGGGCGTCGCCTGTGACGGCGCTCACCGTGCTCACGTAGGGAGATCCGATGGGGTCATTGGGCTTTTGGCGGCTGGCGCAGGCCGATCCCGAGTGGGTCGCGGCCGTGGATCCGGACGGGACGCAGTACACCGCGGGTGAGCTGCTCGCCCGCTCCAACAGGCTCGTCCACGGGCTTCGGGCGCTCGGCCTGAAGAACGGCGACGGCATCTGCGGGCTCGTCCCGAACGGCGTCGAGGGGCTCGTCCTGTACCTGGCCGCGCTGCAGGCCGGCTGGTACTACACGCCGATCAACTGGCATCTGGCCGGACCGGAGATCGGGTACATCGTCGCCGACAGCGAGGCCAAGGCGTTCTTCGTCCACGAGCGCTACGCGGCCGAGGGGATCCGCGCCGGCGAGGAGATCGAGCCGCACCGGCGGTTCGCGTTCGGGGACGTCGAGGGCTTCCGCCCGTACGCGGAGCTGGTCGACGGGCAGCCCGACACGCTGCCCGAGGACCGCAGCAACGGCGCGACGATGCACTACACGTCCGGGACGACCGGGCGGCCGAAGGGCGTCAAGCGGCCACTGATGGGCATCGACCCCGA
The sequence above is drawn from the Actinomadura hallensis genome and encodes:
- a CDS encoding cytochrome P450, which translates into the protein MARAAAEPAPTDLSDLRFWARPLNERAAVFADLRTRDPQFYELPRMPFLPKNPGYWAIVRHADIAEISRTPEVFSSEPSATAPGDMPNWMNKYFNSMIDMDDPRHAKIRRIVSRAFTPKVLAKAEEDIAARARRIVDELVRTGPCDFVEHVASRLPTEVICDMLGIPADQHRRVVRLTNVIVGYSDPEYVGAGLRYDDGEAKLGRLATLRVLGTIARAGWELHRLAARLGRRRRREPTGDLTSLLVNANVDGERLSPREFGAFFLLLVVAGNETTRNALAHGLKLLTDHPDQRALLLEDFDGRIAGAVEEIVRYCSPVIFMRRNVTRDYELNGHRFRKGDKVHMFYGSANRDETVFTDPDVFDITRSPNPHFGFGGPGPHFCLGANLARREITVMFRELLTRLPDITAGEPDRLLSGFINGYKRLPCSFTVPEDVPAASSAGTPG
- a CDS encoding crotonase/enoyl-CoA hydratase family protein; translation: MAERLPISTEHCVVERDGHVVIVTMNRPEARNALSSSMLVGLADAWAYISETPEVRVGILTGAEGTFCAGADLKAMGQTPSDPRVQERMAQIPNFHWKGLLREGRPTKPIICAVEGYAVAGGTELLVGTDLRVVAEGATLGLYEAKRGLFPMGGSAIRLPRQIGYANAMDILLTARSVTPQEALAMGLINKVVPDGAALEAARELADQIAECAPLAVQGILRTYRETEHLPEEEALKISDEIGWPIIGSEDAKEGSLAFKEKRPAVYKGR